In one Babylonia areolata isolate BAREFJ2019XMU chromosome 14, ASM4173473v1, whole genome shotgun sequence genomic region, the following are encoded:
- the LOC143289922 gene encoding uncharacterized protein LOC143289922, whose product MEISAEKTKVMTNNSQGVTSNLHVNGEKLEEVSSFKYLGAIVSDEGSKPEVLSRIAQTTAALIRLKTIWKDKKISLSSKIRLMRSLIFSIFLYACESWTLTAELQRRIQALEMRCFRKILNITYKDHITNEEVKRRVQNAIGPFKDLLTTVKERKLRWYGHVTRSDGLAKTILQGTVQGGREADRESGGRTTSKSGRACHLPQLKGPLRTEAGGAS is encoded by the coding sequence atggagatcagtgccgagaagaccaaggttatgaccaacaacagccaaggcgtaacgtccaacttgcacgtaaacggtgaaaaactggaagaagtctcctccttcaaatacttgggtgccattgtgtcagacgagggttcgaaaccagaggtcctgtccagaatcgcgcagactactgccgcactgattcgattgaagactatatggaaggacaaaaagatctccctctcgtccaaaatcagactaatgcgctccctcatcttctcaatatttctatacgcttgcgaatcctggaccctcactgcagaactccagagaagaatccaggccctggaaatgagatgcttccgcaagatcctgaacattacatacaaagaccacatcacaaatgaggaagtgaaaagaagagtccaaaacgccattggcccattcaaagacctgctaaccacagtgaaggaacgcaagctccgctggtatggacacgtcacacgatcagacggcctagccaagaccatcctgcagggtaccgtacaaggaggaagagaggcagacagagaaagcggtgggaggacaacatcaaagagtggacgggcctgccatttgccacaactcaaagggccgctgaggaccgaggcaggtggcgcgagctga